GCCCGTGCAGGTGCCCGAGCGCCGTGTAGTCGAAGGCGTTGAAAATTTCCGCCGGTACGCCCTCCGCGCCCCCGACGACGACATCTTCCGAGTCACAGCGCGGACAGCCCGTCACGAAAAGGTGCGCCGTAAGGACGTTGCGGCCGCCCTCGTCCAGATGGATATCCCTCAGGATCGTTTCCACCGTGCTCTGCGTATCCCCGCATACCTCTTCGGGGAAGAATGGTTTTGCCATTGCGGGTTTCACGAAGGGAAGCAGGTAAAAATTCACGGGGCCGTACTCGTCCTCCAGCGTCACACATTGGACCGTGCCCTGAAAGGCCTGCGCGATATATATTCCGCCGCGCGCCATCACGCGCGAGCCGAAAGACAGTCTCTCCGGAGAATCGTGATTGCCGCTGATGACGAGCGCCGCGATCCCCGCCTCCGAAAGGCGGCAGATAAACGAGTCGAAAAGGCGCACCGCCTCGGCGGGAGGCACCGGCTTGTCATATATGTCGCCCGCGATAAGGACGGCCTGGGGCCTTTCCGCCGCGGCCGCCGCGAGTATCTCCTCAAGTATATGCTCCTGATCCTCAAGCATGGAAAATTCGTTGACGCGTTTGCCAAGATGCAGGTCTGACAGATGCAGGAATTTCATGGTGAAGCTCCCTTCGCCGATGTCGGATCCACCGATATACAAACTTGATTTCGCTGCTAAACCGTGCCTTTTATTATATCCGAGAAGCGCAGCGATGGCAAAAACGCGCCGGATAACAAAAACAGGGGCCGCACCGGCGGCCCCTGCACTCCTCCATAGTTTTACCAGGGCACGCCGAGGATGAAGTGCGGCAGCGCGAGCACGACCTTCGGTATATAGGCCGTAACCAGCAGCACCGGCACCCAGCAGAGGACCATGAATTTCAGCGCCGGACTCATGATCTCGTTTATAGGCGCTCCTCCCACTCGTCCGCTGAGGTACAATACCGGCGCGGCGGGCGGCGTGATGCAGCCAAGCGCCGTGTTTACTCCGACGATCGCGGCATAGTGGACGGGATTGAAGCCGAGGTCCATGATGATCGGCAGCAGGATCGGCGTGGTCAGAACGACGACGCTGATGTCGTCCATCAGCATTCCCATCAGCACGAGGAAGACGTTTATCATCATCATGACGACGATGGGGTTGGTCGAGATCGAATAGAAGAGGTGCAGCACGCGTCCGGGAAGATCTTCAAGAATGTAGAGGCGCGAAAGCATCGAGACGGAATAGAGCATTACCATGATGACGCCGGTCGTTATCGCGCTTTCGACGATGATGTTGAAGAGCGTCTTCCAGTTGAGTCCCTTATATACGAAGAGCCCGATGGGGATACAGTAAAGCACCGCGAGGGCGGAGGCTTCGGTCGTCGTCATGACGCCGCCGTAGATGCCTCCGAGGACCATTACCGGCATGACGAGCGCCGGAATGGCGAGGCGTCCGCGTTTCATGAACATCTCCATGCGCTCTTTGCCCGTGCGCTTCACCTCAACGAAGACCTCTTTATTGTTGCGCAGCATCCAGACGTTGATGAGGCTGAGCAGGATTATCGTGATGATCCCGGGCCCGACTGTGGAGAGGAAGCAGGCGAGCACTGAGATGCCGCTTATCCAGGCGAAGATGATCAGCGTCGCGTTAGGCGGGATGAGCAGCCCGAGCAGCGAGGCGTTGGCCATCAGCGCGCAGGCGTGTCCCATCGGGTAGCCGCCGGAGCGAAGGCGCGGGAACATGATCGCGCCGATGCAGGAGAGCGTCGCGCAGGCCGCGCCGCAGATGGAGCCGAATACGGCGCAGGATACGACCGCGACGATGCCGAGGCCGCCGCGGATATGACCGACGAAGACGTCGACCATATCAATGAGCTTTTCGGCGATCTTGCCGCGCTCCATCACGCCGCCCGCGAGGATGAACATCGCGATGGCGATAAGGGAGACGGAGTTCATCTGGGTGAAGCCGTAGGGGAGCAGCTGTGTCGCCTGGTAGCCGGCTCCGTCAGGGCCGCCGAAGAATATGAGCCAGGCGCAGGAGGCCATGAAGCTCACGGGGACGGGGACGCCGATGGTGAGGGTGGCTATAAGTATGATCAGCGCGATATAGATCATGAGAGGTTTCCTCCTTTGAGGAAGAGTTTTTTACCCGCGGCGATCATCTCGAGCATAAAATACCACGACATCGAGAGCAGCCCCAGGAATATCGAGATATAGGCGCTCCAGAGGGGGATGCGCCAGGCCACCGTGCGCGGAAGCGCGACGAAGGTGCCCAGCGGGCCCATGAATCCAAAGATAAAGAATTCCCAGCCGTACCATGTGAAGAGCAGCGTCACGCTGAATGTTATCAGCGTGCGGATGAAGATAACGGCGTCCTTCGTCCTGCTCTCGCGCATATAGGACTGGACGAGGTCCGCGGAGACGTGGGTTCCGGCGAAAGCGCCGTAACCGGCTCCCATAAAATAGAGCCAGAAGGCGAATATCTTGACCCATTCTTCGTAACCGTAGAGGTCCATCTGAAGGAAGTAGCGCATGATCGTCGCCGCGCTGATAATGAGCATGAGCAGCATCGACATGCAGAAGCATACTATGGAATAGAAGCTGACCGTGATTTTATCAAAAAGATTGACAGGCTTGCGGACGCTGCTTATCTCGTCGTCCAGAAGCTCCGCCATTTCGATGCGTTCGGAATTGGCCGCCATTATAAAGACTCCTTTCTCAAAAAACAGGGAAACTGAGGCTGATAAGACATCAGCCTTTTGGGTAGCTGCCGCCTGCTTGAGAAAGGTCTTATTCCAGTTTTTTTATGGTGTTTATATAACGTTCTTCAGGAGAAAAGTTTTTTGCTGAAAACAGGGGCTGGCGCAAGCCGGCCTGGCAGGGATCGGCCTCCATGCAGATGGTGGAGAGGGCGAAGCTGCCGGGCCCGTCTTTTGTCATTTTGCGCCCGGTCTGTACGAAGGACTGGAGCGCCGAGAGCATGACCGGGCCGCCGTTCTGGATGACCGTGTCCACGGAAGATGCTGTTTCGGCCCAACTGCCGCCGAACGCCATCCTGTAGGGGTCGTTAGGCCCCTCAAAGTTTCCGATGATGGAGAAGAGCATAAGCGAGGCCAGCAGACATAACGCCGTGTATCTAAGGGTCTTTTGCGTCCGCTCCATAAGATCATCTCCTAAGT
The window above is part of the Cloacibacillus evryensis DSM 19522 genome. Proteins encoded here:
- a CDS encoding TRAP transporter small permease, whose product is MAANSERIEMAELLDDEISSVRKPVNLFDKITVSFYSIVCFCMSMLLMLIISAATIMRYFLQMDLYGYEEWVKIFAFWLYFMGAGYGAFAGTHVSADLVQSYMRESRTKDAVIFIRTLITFSVTLLFTWYGWEFFIFGFMGPLGTFVALPRTVAWRIPLWSAYISIFLGLLSMSWYFMLEMIAAGKKLFLKGGNLS
- a CDS encoding exonuclease SbcCD subunit D, whose translation is MYIGGSDIGEGSFTMKFLHLSDLHLGKRVNEFSMLEDQEHILEEILAAAAAERPQAVLIAGDIYDKPVPPAEAVRLFDSFICRLSEAGIAALVISGNHDSPERLSFGSRVMARGGIYIAQAFQGTVQCVTLEDEYGPVNFYLLPFVKPAMAKPFFPEEVCGDTQSTVETILRDIHLDEGGRNVLTAHLFVTGCPRCDSEDVVVGGAEGVPAEIFNAFDYTALGHLHGPQTLPDGKARYCGTPLKYSFSESCQQKSLTVVELREKGSLTVHTLPLTPKRDLREICGGYNEIASKNFYDGLDTGDYFHITLTDEEDVFDAVARLRSIYPRIMRLDYDNSRTRSQTDVFTAARAESRTPLELFDELYFKQNGAELTEEQKRIVSSHIEDIWEDAQ
- a CDS encoding TRAP transporter large permease; the encoded protein is MIYIALIILIATLTIGVPVPVSFMASCAWLIFFGGPDGAGYQATQLLPYGFTQMNSVSLIAIAMFILAGGVMERGKIAEKLIDMVDVFVGHIRGGLGIVAVVSCAVFGSICGAACATLSCIGAIMFPRLRSGGYPMGHACALMANASLLGLLIPPNATLIIFAWISGISVLACFLSTVGPGIITIILLSLINVWMLRNNKEVFVEVKRTGKERMEMFMKRGRLAIPALVMPVMVLGGIYGGVMTTTEASALAVLYCIPIGLFVYKGLNWKTLFNIIVESAITTGVIMVMLYSVSMLSRLYILEDLPGRVLHLFYSISTNPIVVMMMINVFLVLMGMLMDDISVVVLTTPILLPIIMDLGFNPVHYAAIVGVNTALGCITPPAAPVLYLSGRVGGAPINEIMSPALKFMVLCWVPVLLVTAYIPKVVLALPHFILGVPW